From the Flavobacterium galactosidilyticum genome, one window contains:
- a CDS encoding SDR family oxidoreductase, whose amino-acid sequence MKILLTGATGYIGKRLLPILVEQGHHVICCVRDKNRFYCPVELDDQVTVIEVDFLNQETLASIPTEIDAAYYLIHSMSGSASNFDDLESESASNFVARLNKTLVKQVIYLSGIVNDDSLSKHLSSRKKVEEILNTGTFATTTLRAGIIVGSGSASFEIIRDLVNKLPVMITPKWLNTKCQPIAITDVLCLLSKSLLNLETYNQSFDIGGPDILTYKQMLLGFAEAKNLKRWIVTVPIMTPKLSSYWLYFVTSTSYRLASALVSSMKVEVVCSDTRINELLGVTPMTYKQALSRALIKVDEDKVASSWKDSLVSGRFTSNMSEYLKVPKKDCFIDRRKMEIIDRDFTINQIWSIGGDTGWYYGDWLWDLRGFIDKLYGGVGSRRGRTHRHEIHSGDALDFWRVLYANKEEGKLVLFAEMKLPGEAWLEFKIINNTLYQAATFRPRGIWGKLYWYSVLPFHGFIFKGMLEKLIK is encoded by the coding sequence ATGAAAATTCTCTTAACAGGTGCGACAGGTTATATCGGGAAGCGACTATTACCTATATTAGTAGAACAAGGCCACCATGTGATTTGTTGTGTGAGAGATAAAAATAGATTTTACTGTCCTGTCGAGTTAGATGATCAAGTTACAGTGATCGAAGTAGATTTTCTAAATCAGGAAACATTAGCATCGATTCCCACCGAAATTGACGCAGCTTATTATTTAATACACTCCATGTCCGGTTCCGCATCTAATTTTGACGATCTAGAAAGTGAATCTGCTTCTAATTTTGTGGCAAGATTGAATAAAACGTTAGTCAAACAAGTGATTTATTTGAGCGGAATCGTTAATGATGACTCGTTGTCAAAACATTTGTCTTCGAGAAAAAAGGTAGAAGAAATTTTGAATACGGGTACTTTTGCAACAACGACACTTAGAGCTGGGATTATTGTAGGTTCAGGAAGTGCATCGTTTGAAATTATTCGGGATTTAGTGAATAAATTGCCCGTAATGATCACGCCAAAATGGTTGAATACTAAGTGTCAACCTATTGCTATTACTGATGTTCTTTGCTTATTATCTAAATCCTTACTAAATCTAGAAACATACAATCAAAGTTTTGATATTGGCGGTCCAGACATTTTGACTTATAAGCAAATGCTTTTGGGTTTTGCTGAGGCAAAAAACTTAAAGCGTTGGATTGTCACCGTTCCTATAATGACGCCAAAACTATCTTCCTACTGGTTGTATTTTGTTACCTCAACATCCTACCGACTAGCCTCGGCATTAGTAAGTAGCATGAAAGTGGAAGTGGTATGCAGCGACACTAGAATTAATGAATTACTTGGTGTAACTCCCATGACGTATAAGCAAGCTCTATCTCGTGCATTGATAAAAGTGGATGAAGATAAAGTGGCTTCGAGCTGGAAAGATTCTCTAGTGAGCGGCCGTTTTACCAGTAATATGTCGGAATATCTTAAAGTTCCCAAAAAAGATTGCTTTATCGATCGTCGCAAAATGGAAATTATAGACCGTGATTTTACTATAAACCAGATTTGGTCTATCGGAGGAGATACGGGTTGGTATTATGGTGACTGGTTGTGGGATTTACGCGGTTTTATCGATAAGTTATACGGTGGCGTTGGTTCTAGAAGAGGACGAACCCACAGGCATGAAATTCACTCTGGTGATGCCTTAGATTTTTGGCGCGTTTTATATGCTAATAAAGAAGAAGGAAAATTAGTATTATTCGCCGAAATGAAATTACCTGGTGAAGCATGGCTTGAATTCAAAATTATTAATAATACTTTATACCAAGCAGCTACTTTTAGACCAAGAGGAATCTGGGGAAAATTATATTGGTATTCTGTATTACCTTTCCATGGGTTTATTTTTAAAGGAATGCTGGAGAAGTTAATCAAGTAG
- a CDS encoding cryptochrome/photolyase family protein: MSKQQVSFFWFRRDLRLEDNIGLFQALQSQYPVIALFIFDDAILDSLPNNDPRVGFIHENLSKINLKLQEVESSILIKKGNTFEVWESLLDEFDVKEVFFNKDYEPYAIKRDTAISELLEKKNVVAYSFKDQVIFEEKEITKADGLPYTVYTPFKNKWLEKYKTMAPVLEYDCAASFSNFYKSEFPFPTLEQIGFQESAIKVKDHNLKFISNYQDIRDFPALDQTSYLSPHLRFGTVSIRKLVNWAFRKNDVFLSELIWREFFMQILFSFPKVVTQNFKAAYDGIQWRNNEDDFKRWCTGNTGYPMVDAGMRQLNETGYMHNRVRMVVASFLCKHLLIQWQWGEAYFAEKLLDYEMSANVGNWQWAAGTGCDAAPYFRVFNPEIQQKKFDEKGIYIRKWIKEFELGYGKPMVEHAMARDRAIATYKAGILK; the protein is encoded by the coding sequence ATGAGTAAGCAACAAGTTTCTTTTTTTTGGTTTCGACGTGATTTACGTTTAGAGGATAATATAGGTTTGTTTCAAGCCCTGCAGTCACAATATCCAGTAATTGCGCTATTCATTTTTGATGATGCAATTTTAGATAGTTTACCAAATAATGATCCAAGAGTCGGATTCATTCATGAAAATCTTTCTAAGATAAATTTAAAATTACAAGAAGTAGAAAGTTCCATTTTAATAAAAAAAGGAAATACTTTTGAAGTATGGGAATCGCTTTTAGATGAATTTGATGTCAAAGAAGTTTTCTTCAACAAGGATTACGAACCGTATGCAATAAAACGTGATACTGCTATTTCTGAACTTTTAGAAAAGAAAAATGTTGTCGCCTATTCGTTTAAAGATCAAGTGATTTTTGAAGAAAAAGAAATTACTAAAGCGGATGGATTACCCTATACCGTTTATACTCCTTTTAAAAATAAGTGGTTAGAAAAGTACAAAACAATGGCTCCTGTTCTTGAATATGATTGTGCGGCATCGTTTTCTAACTTTTACAAAAGTGAATTTCCTTTTCCAACTTTGGAGCAGATTGGTTTTCAGGAAAGTGCTATAAAAGTGAAAGATCACAATTTAAAATTCATTTCAAATTACCAAGATATACGAGATTTTCCTGCTTTAGATCAAACCTCTTATTTGTCACCACATTTGCGTTTTGGAACCGTAAGTATTCGGAAATTAGTGAATTGGGCTTTTCGTAAAAATGATGTTTTTTTGAGTGAGTTGATTTGGAGAGAGTTTTTTATGCAAATCCTTTTTAGCTTCCCTAAAGTGGTTACTCAAAACTTCAAAGCGGCTTATGACGGAATTCAATGGCGTAATAATGAAGATGATTTCAAACGCTGGTGTACCGGAAACACAGGTTATCCAATGGTCGATGCAGGAATGCGCCAACTCAACGAAACCGGTTATATGCACAACAGAGTTCGCATGGTAGTAGCTAGTTTTTTATGCAAACACTTATTAATTCAGTGGCAATGGGGCGAAGCTTATTTTGCCGAAAAATTATTAGATTATGAGATGTCAGCTAACGTAGGGAATTGGCAATGGGCGGCAGGGACAGGCTGCGATGCAGCACCTTATTTTAGAGTTTTTAATCCTGAAATTCAACAAAAGAAATTTGACGAAAAAGGAATCTACATTCGCAAATGGATTAAAGAATTTGAACTAGGATATGGAAAACCTATGGTCGAGCACGCTATGGCTAGAGATCGCGCTATTGCTACTTACAAAGCAGGAATCTTAAAGTAA
- a CDS encoding SRPBCC family protein, translating into MKIYKQETVQHVNASLEECWRFFSSPKNLQKITPKEMGFQITDFDNKNMYPGQIIQYKVTPLLGISLSWMTEITQVKENSYFIDEQRFGPYSFWHHKHFFEATATGTKMTDVVHYGLPLGFLGRIMNTLAVENKLKSIFEHRRIVIDEMFNSK; encoded by the coding sequence ATGAAAATTTACAAACAAGAAACCGTTCAGCATGTAAATGCAAGTCTTGAAGAATGTTGGCGTTTTTTTTCAAGCCCTAAAAATCTTCAAAAAATAACACCTAAAGAAATGGGATTTCAAATCACTGATTTTGATAATAAAAACATGTATCCCGGTCAAATAATTCAGTATAAAGTAACTCCGTTATTAGGAATTTCTTTATCATGGATGACGGAAATTACGCAGGTTAAAGAAAATAGTTATTTCATAGACGAACAACGTTTTGGTCCTTATAGTTTTTGGCACCACAAACATTTCTTTGAAGCCACAGCAACCGGAACAAAAATGACTGATGTAGTGCATTACGGACTACCACTAGGTTTCCTTGGAAGAATCATGAATACCTTAGCAGTAGAAAACAAGTTGAAATCTATTTTTGAGCACCGCCGTATAGTTATAGACGAAATGTTTAATTCAAAATAA
- a CDS encoding sterol desaturase family protein has product MIFFLIFFVTFLIMECVTWLTHKYVMHGLMWYFHADHHQPKYANVFERNDIFFVIFAIPSIVLFYYGVEGGINYLFFIGLGIMFYGMCYFMIHDVLIHQRFKWFKNTNNKYLIGLRKAHKVHHKHLGKEHGECFGMLFVPFKYYKI; this is encoded by the coding sequence ATGATATTTTTTTTAATATTTTTCGTTACGTTTTTGATAATGGAATGTGTTACATGGCTAACGCACAAGTATGTGATGCACGGATTAATGTGGTATTTTCACGCGGACCATCACCAACCTAAATACGCTAATGTTTTCGAGCGGAATGACATCTTTTTTGTGATTTTTGCCATACCAAGTATCGTGCTGTTCTATTACGGAGTCGAAGGTGGAATAAATTACTTATTCTTTATAGGCTTGGGGATTATGTTTTATGGCATGTGTTATTTCATGATACACGACGTATTAATTCACCAGCGTTTCAAGTGGTTCAAAAACACGAATAACAAGTACTTAATTGGACTTAGAAAAGCGCATAAAGTACACCACAAACATTTAGGCAAGGAGCACGGAGAATGCTTCGGAATGCTTTTCGTTCCTTTTAAGTATTATAAAATATAA
- a CDS encoding phytoene/squalene synthase family protein — translation MKQLFDDVSFKCSKLVTKNYSTSFSLAVYMLSPSIRDAIYSIYGFVRFADEIVDSFHGYNKESLITEFEEEYYKAFDRGISLNPILNSFQQTVKEYNITDDLIQAFLRSMKLDLIKSDYHSKEEYDAYIYGSADVVGLMCLKVFVSGDNERYNLLKDEAMRLGSAFQKVNFLRDLKDDNLVLNRNYFPGVDLNSFDENAKTTIINEINEDFRVAYEGIIKLPIEAKFGVYTAFVYYKKLLKKLENTPYHEIGSSRIRVSNYTKAGLLAKSFVSYKLNLVQ, via the coding sequence ATGAAGCAATTATTTGATGATGTATCTTTTAAGTGTAGCAAGCTAGTTACTAAAAACTATAGTACTTCTTTTTCTTTGGCGGTATATATGCTGTCGCCAAGTATTAGAGACGCCATCTACAGTATCTATGGATTTGTTCGTTTTGCGGATGAAATCGTGGATAGTTTTCATGGGTATAACAAAGAAAGTCTAATCACGGAGTTTGAAGAGGAGTATTACAAAGCATTTGATAGGGGGATCAGTTTAAATCCAATATTAAATTCTTTTCAGCAAACGGTGAAAGAATATAACATCACTGACGACTTGATTCAGGCATTTTTGCGTAGTATGAAATTAGATTTGATAAAATCTGATTATCATAGCAAGGAAGAGTACGACGCTTACATTTATGGTTCAGCTGATGTAGTTGGTTTGATGTGTCTAAAGGTTTTTGTATCAGGAGACAATGAGCGTTACAATCTGTTAAAAGATGAAGCAATGCGTCTAGGTTCGGCATTCCAAAAAGTGAATTTCCTCCGTGATTTAAAGGATGATAATTTGGTATTGAACCGTAATTATTTCCCAGGTGTCGATTTGAATTCATTTGATGAAAATGCTAAAACGACTATTATCAATGAAATTAATGAAGATTTTAGGGTCGCCTATGAAGGAATTATCAAGTTGCCTATCGAAGCTAAGTTTGGCGTGTACACTGCTTTTGTGTACTACAAAAAGCTGCTCAAAAAGTTAGAAAATACACCATATCACGAAATAGGAAGCTCCAGAATTCGCGTTTCTAATTATACTAAAGCAGGATTATTAGCTAAGTCTTTTGTATCATACAAATTGAATTTGGTTCAATAG
- a CDS encoding phytoene desaturase family protein, whose translation MKHKITIIGSGFSAMAASCYLAKSGHQVTVFEKNASIGGRARQLKKEGFTFDMGPSWYWMPDVFDRFFADFGKKTTDYYDLIKLSPAYRVYYGIDDFITIADNLEEIITSFEAIEKGSGALLKDFMAEAKSNYDIAIKELVYRPGVSPLELITPETAMKVGQFFSNISRDVRKKFKNQRLIQILEFPVLFLGAKPSDTPSFYSFMNYADFGLGTWHPKTGMFDVVRAMETLARELGVQFVTNANIEKIIVENKTAKAIVVNGETIQSDLVLSGADYHHTETLLDQEYRAYSEKYWDSRVFAPSSLLFYVGFNKKIENISHHALFFDVDFYQHAKDIYDEPQWPAEPLFYANFPSITDKTAAPEGMESGFFLVPLAPGINDTQALREEYFDKIMDRFELLTQQSVKNNIIFKESFCKNDFVSEYNSYKGNAYGMANTLLQTAFLRPKLKSKKIKNLYFTGQLTVPGPGVPPALISGKLVSELINKQFSEQ comes from the coding sequence ATGAAACATAAAATTACAATTATAGGTTCGGGATTTTCAGCAATGGCAGCATCTTGCTATTTGGCTAAAAGCGGACATCAGGTTACTGTTTTCGAGAAAAATGCTAGTATTGGTGGTAGAGCCAGACAGCTGAAAAAAGAGGGTTTTACATTTGACATGGGGCCAAGTTGGTACTGGATGCCGGATGTATTCGATCGTTTTTTTGCTGATTTTGGAAAGAAGACTACCGATTATTATGATTTAATAAAACTATCTCCCGCATACCGCGTATATTATGGAATTGATGATTTTATTACTATTGCTGATAATTTAGAGGAGATTATTACTTCATTTGAAGCAATAGAAAAGGGGAGTGGCGCTTTACTTAAGGATTTTATGGCTGAGGCCAAAAGCAATTATGATATTGCAATAAAAGAATTAGTTTATCGACCAGGTGTTTCTCCTTTAGAATTGATCACGCCGGAAACCGCTATGAAAGTAGGACAGTTTTTTAGCAACATCAGTAGAGATGTTCGGAAGAAATTTAAAAATCAGAGATTAATTCAAATTTTGGAATTCCCAGTTTTATTCCTTGGCGCAAAGCCATCGGATACGCCCTCGTTCTATAGTTTTATGAATTATGCTGATTTCGGACTTGGAACTTGGCACCCAAAAACAGGAATGTTTGATGTGGTTCGAGCTATGGAAACCTTAGCAAGAGAGTTAGGAGTTCAATTTGTAACCAATGCGAATATTGAAAAAATAATTGTCGAAAATAAAACAGCTAAAGCAATCGTTGTTAATGGAGAGACAATTCAATCTGATTTGGTTTTGAGCGGTGCTGATTACCACCATACTGAAACATTATTAGATCAAGAGTATCGTGCTTACTCGGAGAAATATTGGGACAGTCGCGTTTTTGCGCCTTCATCATTATTGTTTTATGTAGGTTTTAATAAAAAAATAGAAAATATTTCGCATCATGCATTGTTCTTTGATGTTGATTTTTACCAGCACGCTAAAGATATTTATGATGAGCCTCAATGGCCAGCAGAACCGTTGTTTTATGCTAACTTTCCATCGATAACCGATAAAACGGCTGCGCCTGAAGGAATGGAATCTGGATTTTTTCTAGTGCCATTGGCGCCAGGAATTAATGATACCCAAGCCTTACGTGAAGAGTATTTTGATAAAATAATGGATCGTTTTGAGTTGCTAACACAGCAAAGTGTCAAAAATAATATTATATTTAAAGAATCGTTTTGCAAAAATGATTTTGTTTCTGAATACAACTCATACAAAGGGAATGCCTACGGAATGGCTAATACGCTATTGCAAACTGCATTTTTGAGGCCTAAATTAAAGAGTAAAAAGATTAAAAATTTATATTTTACAGGGCAATTAACTGTTCCCGGACCAGGAGTTCCACCCGCATTGATTTCTGGAAAATTAGTGTCGGAATTAATTAATAAGCAATTTTCAGAGCAATAA
- a CDS encoding MerR family transcriptional regulator — translation MNNIKNVFSIKDLENLSGIKAHTIRIWEKRYDILQPMRTDTNIRLYDLASLQKLLNITLLHDYGYKISKIATYPQDKIPSLVREIISNKTAKSHAISELKMAMMNFDQELFFNTYNWLIAEKSFKEIFHQVFIPLMNELGLLWQSDTITPAHEHFISYLIKQKLLVNTEKLQVLKPSKIDKVFVLSLPMNEIHELGLMYLNYEILLEGYRTIFLGESMPIDNLKDLKKNFDSIVYVSYLTVQPERDILDSYVQKMCEELIDDTTELWFIGRQTEYINREGLSDKITIFSSINELVNQI, via the coding sequence ATGAACAATATAAAAAATGTATTCAGTATCAAGGATTTGGAGAACCTTTCTGGTATAAAAGCGCATACCATCCGAATCTGGGAAAAGCGATACGATATACTACAACCTATGCGCACTGATACAAACATTCGGTTATATGATTTGGCTAGTTTGCAAAAGCTTTTAAATATAACCTTGTTGCACGATTACGGGTACAAGATCTCTAAAATAGCTACTTATCCGCAAGATAAAATTCCGTCATTAGTGCGTGAAATTATTTCGAACAAAACAGCTAAAAGTCATGCGATAAGTGAGTTGAAAATGGCGATGATGAATTTTGATCAAGAGCTGTTTTTTAATACCTACAATTGGCTAATTGCGGAGAAGTCTTTCAAAGAGATCTTCCATCAAGTATTTATACCTTTAATGAATGAGTTGGGTTTGCTCTGGCAGTCCGATACTATAACTCCAGCACACGAGCACTTTATTAGTTACTTAATTAAACAAAAATTATTAGTTAATACAGAAAAATTACAAGTGCTAAAACCGAGTAAAATCGATAAGGTTTTTGTGCTTTCGTTACCAATGAACGAGATACATGAATTAGGTTTAATGTATCTTAACTATGAAATCTTGTTAGAAGGATATAGAACTATTTTCTTAGGTGAAAGTATGCCAATTGACAATCTAAAAGATTTAAAAAAGAATTTTGACTCGATAGTTTATGTGTCGTATTTAACCGTGCAGCCAGAGCGCGATATTTTAGACTCTTATGTTCAGAAAATGTGTGAGGAATTAATAGACGATACCACTGAGTTATGGTTTATAGGAAGGCAAACTGAATATATTAATCGCGAGGGACTTTCAGACAAAATAACTATTTTCTCTTCGATCAACGAATTAGTGAACCAAATTTAG
- a CDS encoding dienelactone hydrolase family protein, producing the protein MKKLTKEDISQEVFDLYDDYAHNKIERRQFIEKLSLFAVGTLTLPSLLSFMTPNYLDSILIKADDPRLKSVFITYDSPKSGGAIKGLLSQPAKTKKKLPGIIVVHENRGLNPYIEDVGRRAAVEGFITLAPDALSPLGGYPGNDDDGRELQKKRTREEMLEDFIAAYHYLKSHKDCNGQVGVVGFCFGGWIAGMMAVRIPELNAAVPYYGGQPTATEAENIKTPLLLHYAGLDTRVNEGWPAFEVILNKNKVENTAHIYPAVNHGFHNNTTPRYDEAAATLSWQRTIDFFKDKLNKK; encoded by the coding sequence ATGAAAAAGCTAACCAAAGAAGATATTAGTCAGGAAGTATTTGACTTATATGACGATTACGCCCATAATAAAATAGAACGCCGACAATTTATTGAAAAACTATCCTTATTTGCCGTTGGAACGCTAACACTTCCGTCATTGCTTAGTTTCATGACTCCTAATTATTTAGATTCCATTTTGATAAAAGCAGATGATCCACGCCTAAAATCAGTTTTCATCACTTATGATTCCCCTAAAAGTGGCGGTGCAATCAAAGGACTTTTATCACAACCAGCGAAAACAAAAAAGAAATTACCCGGAATTATTGTTGTCCATGAAAATCGCGGACTCAATCCATATATTGAAGATGTAGGCCGTAGAGCCGCTGTGGAAGGATTCATCACTTTGGCTCCAGATGCGCTATCACCTTTAGGCGGTTATCCTGGAAATGACGATGATGGCCGAGAATTACAAAAAAAACGGACTCGCGAGGAAATGCTCGAGGATTTCATTGCAGCCTATCACTATTTAAAATCACATAAAGACTGCAACGGACAAGTAGGCGTCGTTGGTTTTTGTTTTGGAGGTTGGATTGCTGGTATGATGGCAGTCAGAATTCCAGAACTAAACGCAGCCGTTCCCTATTACGGCGGACAACCCACTGCCACAGAAGCCGAAAACATCAAAACGCCTCTCCTATTGCATTACGCAGGTTTAGATACAAGAGTCAATGAGGGCTGGCCCGCTTTTGAAGTCATTCTCAACAAAAATAAAGTGGAAAACACGGCTCATATTTATCCCGCAGTCAATCACGGATTTCACAACAATACCACGCCCAGATACGATGAAGCAGCAGCAACACTATCGTGGCAACGAACAATCGATTTTTTTAAAGACAAACTAAACAAGAAATAA